One genomic region from Bactrocera tryoni isolate S06 chromosome 3, CSIRO_BtryS06_freeze2, whole genome shotgun sequence encodes:
- the LOC120770496 gene encoding ack-related non-receptor tyrosine kinase produces the protein MTSAVNSDTFAATSSSIFSFSSSIAETEWLEDLLHEVQLEQFLERIRDDLQVTRLAHFDYVLPEDLERCGLGKPAVRRLMEAVRKKKAHQWRKNILSKLIGGGKQPSSKKSQQAVNKEHQNTQLTCLIHEKDITLGIKLGDGSFGVVRRGEWHSVPNGKVMPVAVKVLKSDNLTQPGIIDDFFREVQAMHALDHSNLVRLYGVVLSQPMMMITELAERGSLLDTLRKQCKHTPLTNIWNWSVQIVTGMAYLEHKRFLHRDLACRNVLLASGNKIKIGDFGLMRALPQEDDCYVMSEHKKVPFPWCAPESLRFRQFSHASDTWMFGVTLWEMFTFGEDPWVGLNGSQILRKIDREGERLHQPDACPPDVYEMMLQCWDKLPAERPTFAALKEFLVGMSPPLYKAARSYREENRLQIDAGDTLAIIDGRADLKLIKGQNQRTFDIGVFPRNILEKQKHTSSDLIQPMHESIRQSGGHSSSPFGFCWGGAGAMSASAEIQSERNRKCASMQPHLQQPAHHAKERKSVSSKQFAYNKLVNERTAELQRNQSVQFAKGKGVNNTKQGPQRPPPPQQKQIEGILIDISPEFGPPTTSINCDESGSVNIRNSLCLLDAPIDIPTEGEVYDANSFAYSSASAQQTFLTGTSPLAQRLQPPPYQMPPTYSNTIEFTQQQSQSMQHRDPFDTSSVHLNYDQNTGNNAVYTNVIGHSPYKVQQSILRANSIQSLYNSPTARKSLFSGTLNSSGNKENVPHSLGTENQNNVISESEDSLQTRLSSLTLEKPTVEYSTESNVLLDQSFIAELEKDMYSSKGQNDYERNSIQMYTSKENVYKQNLTPLKNSTSISCTTNASSSGVSPKLQNLETYNQVQYSNAAITEARKSLNDQHKLNNLEAVGTNTTTSGEERTEVLTENTQDVINRIWYDRVNGTSTPATYYSQPPENAYQNQSNYADRYGSAINDKESNHSFVALSNRVVPQATQGSKIYGSAASLYGSVSGRELYDAVAATPSTYYGQIPLNAVEADNSIFSSALTTASAAPAAVYDEVTLDDYLRPHRPAPLAPPLLSTQQIQRRLEKLKQHQENGGGNLYAPVPSEAAKENEKIQQILKDLGSAAQEVDVRNALRAANGDANAAIRHYKIDQLTRLGLANRPQCEQALQKTGWSLELAAAVLLESTS, from the exons ATGACTTCTGCGGTAAACAGTGACACATTTGCTGCAACTTCAAGTTCGATCTTCAGTTTCTCCAGTTCAATTGCAGAAACTGAGTGGTTGGAAGACCTGTTGCACGAGGTACAACTTGAGCAGTTCCTGGAACGTATACGCGATGATTTGCAAGTGACCCGATTGGCCCATTTTGATTATGTGCTACCGGAGGATCTCGAACGTTGTGGTTTGGGAAAACCTGCCGTACGTAGACTTATGGAGGCCGTGCGGAAGAAAAAAGCACATCAGTGGCGTAAAAATATTCTCTCAAAACTGATTGGCGGCGGAAAGCAACCGTCATCGAAAAAGTCACAACAAGCTGTTAATAAGGAACATCAAAATACTCAACTTACGTGTCTTATACACGAAAAAGATATTACACTTGGCATCAAATTAGGTGATGGCTCATTCGGGGTGGTGAGGCGTGGGGAATGGCACTCCGTCCCAAATGGAAAAGTAATGCCCGTTGCTGTGaag GTGCTAAAATCGGATAATCTCACGCAACCGGGTATAATTGATGATTTCTTCCGTGAGGTGCAGGCAATGCATGCTTTGGACCATTCGAATTTGGTGCGTTTGTACGGTGTTGTTTTATCCCAGCCAATGATGATGATCACAGAATTAGCGGAGCGTGGTTCGCTGTTGGATACATTACGTAAACAGTGCAAACATACACCGTTAACTAACATTTGGAATTGGTCGGTACAAATTGTCACCGGTATGGCGTACTTAGAACACAAACGCTTTCTGCATCGAGATTTAGCATGTAGAAATGTGTTACTTGCTTCcggcaataaaataaagatcGGCGATTTCGGTCTCATGCGAGCACTTCCGCAAGAAGATGATTGCTATGTGATGTCTGAACACAAAAAGGTACCCTTTCCGTGGTGCGCACCAGAATCCTTACGTTTCCGGCAGTTTTCACATGCCTCAGATACTTGGATGTTTGGCGTAACGCTCTGGGAAATGTTCACATTCGGTGAAGATCCATGGGTTGGACTAAATGGATCTCAAATATTACGAAAAATTGATAGAGAGGGTGAACGTTTGCATCAGCCAGATGCTTGCCCTCCAGATGTGTATGAAATGATGTTACAATGTTGGGATAAATTACCTGCAGAACGTCCAACGTTCGCTGCGTTGAA ggaATTCTTAGTAGGAATGTCTCCGCCTTTATATAAAGCAGCACGCTCTTATCGTGAAGAGAATCGGCTGCAGATCGATGCTGGCGACACCTTGGCCATTATTGATGGTCGCGCTGACTTGAAGCTAATTAAAGGTCAAAACCAACGAACATTTGATATTGGAGTTTTCCCAcgcaatatattggaaaaacaAAAGCACACAAGCAGCGATCTAATACAACCAATGCATGAAAGCATTCGTCAAAGCGGCGGACATTCCAGTTCACCCTTCGGATTTTGCTGGGGTGGAGCTGGAGCAATGAGTGCGAGTGCCGAAATCCAATCAG AGAGAAATCGCAAATGTGCCTCAATGCAACCACACTTGCAACAACCAGCGCATCATGCCAAAGAACGGAAATCTGTATCTAGTAAACAGTTTGCGTACAATAAATTGGTTAACGAGCGTACCGCAGAACTACAGCGAAATCAATCAGTGCAGTTCGCAAAAGGAAAGGGAGTTAATAACACCAAACAAGGCCCTCAACGCCCGCCTCCaccgcaacaaaaacaaatagagGGTATATTGATTGACATTTCACCAGAGTTTGGGCCTCCTACAACTTCCATAAACTGTGATGAAAGCGGGTCTGTAAATATTAGAAACTCCTTGTGTTTATTGGACGCACCAATAGATATCCCAACAGAGGGAGAGGTGTACGATGCAAACTCGTTTGCTTACAGTAGCGCCTCAGcacaacaaacatttttaactGGAACTTCGCCGCTGGCACAACGACTTCAACCGCCGCCTTATCAAATGCCACCCACTTATTCGAACACAATTGAATtcacacaacaacaatcacaatcAATGCAACATCGTGACCCATTTGATACCAGTAGCGTGCATTTGAATTATGATCAAAATACAGGAAATAATGCAGTGTACACAAATGTAATAGGTCATTCGCCGTACAAGGTGCAACAGTCAATATTGCGCGCAAATTCAATACAGTCATTATATAACAGTCCTACAGCAAGAAAAAGCCTTTTCTCTGGAACATTAAATTCCTCCGGCAATAAAGAGAATGTTCCACATTCGCTTGGCACAGAAAACCAAAATAATGTGATCTCTGAAAGCGAAGATTCGCTCCAAACAAGGTTGTCTTCACTCACCTTGGAAAAGCCAACGGTTGAATATTCTACAGAGAGTAATGTTTTGCTGGACCAATCTTTTATTGCTGAACTAGAGAAGGATATGTACAGCAGTAAGGGTCAAAATGATTACGAACGCAATTCCATTCAAATGTATACGAGTAAGGAAAATGtgtacaaacaaaatttgacgCCTTTAAAAAACTCAACCAGCATCTCGTGCACAACAAATGCATCAAGCAGCGGAGTTTCTCCTAAACTGCAAAATCTCGAAACATACAACCAAGTACAATACTCAAACGCAGCTATCACTGAAGCACGCAAAAGCCTTAATGATCAGCATAAACTAAATAACCTAGAGGCTGTTGGAACAAATACCACTACAAGTGGTGAGGAGAGAACCGAAGTGCTTACTGAAAACACCCAAGATGTTATTAATCGAATATGGTATGATCGTGTCAATGGCACTTCAACACCTGCAACTTATTACTCTCAACCTCCCGAAAATGCATACCAAAATCAGAGTAATTACGCAGATCGATATGGTAGCGCAATCAATGACAAGGAGTCAAACCATAGCTTCGTGGCGCTTTCAAATCGAGTTGTGCCGCAAGCAACACAGGGTAGTAAAATATATGGATCTGCGGCTTCTCTGTATGGCAGTGTCAGTGGGCGTGAATTATATGACGCTGTAGCTGCGACACCCTCAACGTATTATGGTCAAATACCTTTGAACGCCGTTGAGGCTGACAACAGTATTTTCAGTAGTGCATTAACTACAGCATCTGCAGCGCCCGCTGCGGTTTACGACGAAGTAACGCTCGACGACTATTTACGTCCACATCGACCAGCCCCGTTAGCTCCACCACTACTCTCGACCCAGCAAATACAACGTCGTCTGGAGAAGCTAAAGCAGCATCAGGAGAATGGGGGTGGAAATTTATATGCGCCTGTTCCATCCGAAGCCGCAaaggaaaacgaaaaaattcagCAAATACTTAAGGATTTAGGTTCAGCTGCACAGGAAGTAGATGTGCGTAATGCATTAAGAGCAGCAAACGGTGATGCAAATGCTGCAATACGACACTACAAAATTGACCAACTCACCAG ACTCGGCCTTGCCAATCGTCCCCAGTGTGAACAGGCGTTACAAAAAACCGGTTGGAGCTTAGAGCTTGCAGCTGCTGTGTTATTAGAAAGTACTTCTTAG